gaattctGTCGAAATGACTTTCCGAAAGAACCCTGCTAAACAAGTTAAGAAAGTTGCAAAGCTTGGTTTGAGCGATTTCGAACAAGGTCAAAAGGTTGTGGCTGAGGTTAAGAAGGTTAGTCTAGCTCATAGCGCACACATTTCTCTCAAATGATCTAAGCTGATATGACGTATATAGGTTGAGGCATATGGTATTTTCTTGAGAATTGAAGGAAGTGACGTATCTGGGTTATGTCATAAATCAGAGGTGAGATTTTACTTAACATTACCAGATAGACGGGATTTTACTGATAAAAAACCTTGATAAGATCTCGGATAATAAGAAACAAGATGTTTCACAAGCCCTTAAATCGTTCAGAGAGGGTGATCAAGTGAAAGCTAAAATTCTCTCAATTGATGCTGAGAAGAATAAGATCAACTTTGGTATCAAGGCCAGCTACTTTGGCGAGGAGTTTGGAGAAGCTcaagatgaggatgaggatgaagaattaggcAGTGATGccgaagaggaagatgaggacgaagatgacgaagatgacgaGGAGGACAAGGACGGGGAAGATGTCATGATGCTAGGTAGCGATGATGATGGGGAGGCAGAGGtagaggatgaagatgaagaagaggaggatgaggatgaagaagacgaggaagaagacgatgaggaagaagacgaCGTAAATCTTGGCATGgacgaggatgatgaagatgaggaagacgaagaagatgctcCTGCTCCCGACGAGAAATCTGTCAAAGCCACTCAATCCGGTTTAGCAGTATCCGGAGGTTTCGACTGGACAGGCGAAGCAGCCAATTCAGCTGAATCATCCGATTCGGAAAacgaagacgaagatgtagaagaagCTACAACGTCGAAAAAAGCAAAgggaaaaggtaaatcgaaattagaagatttgaCTTCAACCGCACCAGATTCAAGACCTGAATCAACAtcagaatttgaaagagcTTTATTAgcttcaccaaattcatcttattTGTGGATTCAATATATGTCTTTCCATTTACAACTtcatgaaattgaaaaagcaCGTAAGATAGGTAGACTTGCATTagataaaatcaattatagagaagaagaagagaaacTCAATATTTGGATGGCTTTAATTAACCTTGAATTAAGTTTCGGTACGGTTGAATCAATGGATAAGGTTTTCAAAGAAGCTGTTCAATATAATGATGCGCGATCTGTTCATTTAAGATATGCCGAAGCTTTACAAGTCTCTGGTAAAGATGAGGTGAGTTAACGTTGTTATTTTAGACCTAGTATAACAGATTTTATGCTAAGTACAAATGATGTAGCTCGTCGAAgaaatttacaaaaagaTTGTTAAAAAGTTTTCCGCATATCCTGATTCATGGACTCGGTTTGCCGAATTTTACCTTAAAAAAGGAGATCCAGAAGCTGCTCGAGCATTATTACCTAGATCAATGAAATCATTGGATAAATCAAAACGTAAgttcaaattgatattaataaattaaaaaaattattggAAAATGTTTTCCGAAactaatttgaatttataataGATATTGAAACTATTGAAAAAATGTCATTActtgaatttaaatatgGTGATATTGAAAGAGCAAAAACATTATTTGAAGGATTAATTGATAgatttccaaaaaaaatgaatttatgGGGAATTtatattgatcaattagCAAAAATTAATGATATACAAGGTGTTAGAGGATTAATTGATAGATgtttaaatcaaaaattatcaagtaaaaaagcaaaattcttatttaaaaaacttttattaattgaacAACGTATAGGTGATGAGAAAGGACAAgaaaaagctaaagaaaGAGCTAAAGCTTGGGTAATGGAAAATGCTAAACCAActcaagatgatgacgaggaacaacaagaagaagaagaagaagaaagtgaagatgaagagtaGTATTTTCCTTTaatgttttttttcttaCATGTACTTGATATTTACATTTAATTGGTTTTGATGCATTGtgtttcttttgatttgatagcATTCAATATCCGTAATATAATATAAGGGAGACGCGATAATCTGGAGATGTGGAGTCCCCACATGCTTTGAGCGTTTGAGCGTGAATTCCTTCGAAAGCtctttgttgttgttatATACATTATGGCTGTATCGTTTACCCTTAGCAGCTTTTATCCTCTTTACATGTTGGTTaaataagaagaagaagcatcATAGACCTGATCAATCATGCCCTCGCCAAatctagcttcttcagcgCAATATGAACAGCTATTccaatcatcttcacttaatctaataattcctgaaatttcatctttacctatCGAGTCAACCGATAACAGTTCAGAATCTCTGACAAAATGGTGGGACAAAGTAGAGGAATCTCAAACGAGGAATACAGCTTTTTTCGGTAAAGCTGTCCTTCGACATAGATAGAATGATAGCTAACGCACGATTTCATAGATGAGAAGTTATTTTACTTCTTATCGATGCATCTTCCTGATGAAGCTTTACAAAGTTTACCTGGTACTCCAATATTGGAAATCAATGAACCTACTTCTGAAATGTTAAGATATCTATCTAGGTTACAGGTGAGCTAATCAGATTCGAATACGTATTCCTTATATACTAAGCTAATGCCTACTTTTCCAGCTTACAATGATAGCTTCTTTCattccacctcttccaccaaAACAATTTACTTCAGCATCAAGTATGCCTACTTCAAGCTCATCTTTGACTGTACCGCATACACCGGTAAATCAGATTACATCTACTGTTGATGGATCAAACCCACCTGTCACGCCTAATCCTTTCCCCACCATGCATTCAGGTGAAGAACAATACGCGAATGTTGAAGGGGTCATAGTCTGGGAAGGTGGTGTAGAGGAAATTACCGGTCaatgggaagaaggaaagaataaatcatcCGCAGGATCAGGAAGGAAGGTAATCAAGGCGAAAGATGGTTGGGAAATAATATGGACAGGAGAAGTGCCGATAGGTAAGAATATATTTGGTAGCCTATTTAACCTGAAACACAAGTTAATTGATGTGGGTTTTTTTAGCATACGTTCGAACTCAAATTCAGAATCCTCTTTTAGCACTCACAGCTTCTATAACTCTTCGAGATCAATCTCATACCAAAACACATCGACGTAATGCTCACAGTGTCGATACCTCTTCTATCCGTAGTGGGACTACAACTATACGTACGGATGGAACCGAGTATGAGGCATACGAAGATGGTGACGATGGGAATGAGTATGCAGAACtggaagaaattgatttgctTGGTGGCCTCGCTGGAGGTCAGCTATATTTCAAGTTAGCGAACTGATCATAAGCTGATAAATACCTTATAGGAATCGATTCAATGCCATCCACAAGACTCGCACCTTCGCTTCGAGAGGATCTAGCTGTACCTTTATCATCGAAAACAAACTCGCCCTTACCAATCTCAGCACTTACTCCAGCCACAGCACCAACTATAATCACTCCCTCTACCACATCATCAGGACCAAGTCGAGAACGAGGAATACCTCTAACATCAATACAACCTATCATTTCAACGACTTTGCGTAAATCTTATAGAAGGGTATTATCACTTGCACCAGGATTAAGAGTAAGAATGCGTACTTTATTTCTTCCCCAACTTTTGACTGGAGATAaagcggaagaagaaggagaaagatgTATAACGCTTTgtgttgaaattgaaaattcaccggaattaaatttgaacGATGGATTCGAGGTTTCCGAAGTAAAAGTAGACgtaggtggtaaaggtggaaaagCTTCAACTGAACTtgtaaaaaatcaaattcaatcaattgattttccattACGTTTAAGAAGTATAGAAcaatataatttattatataaagTTTCTATAGCAAGTTcacaaattgatcaaagtaataaagaaggtatagaagaaattgtaaataaatctttaggaagaaatgatgaaattagaCCAGTATCAATAATTATAATAGGTaaaccattttcaaaaaacaaagaggaatataaatatcaaacaaAAGAATTTCATTCAAGATGGAACTGTTCTTTAGATTTAACTTCATTttataattcttctaattcatcttcttctttaaataatataccttcaacaataacaacaaCAGATAAAAATCGAAATTTAAAGAACGGCTCTTTACAACCTACGATAAATGCTATAGCAGGTGATAAGAGATATTCACTTGCatatttattatcaattgaaaaagaaaatcaaaatcaaaataaaagacCTTTAATGCCTAGTCAAATGATAGGTCAAAATAGaataaattctttaaataataataataataatcataattataaatcaaatttaattaaaaaagaagaaaatggtTTAATGATTTCTATAAAActtcttccatcttcatcatttgattataattctgaaagtgaaatgaaaaaattgattaaacaatatgaaattttttcattagaaattttcatttataatAAATCGAATGAAATTCGtagatttaaattaattattcctcctccttttaaaaattcaaattcaaattcaaatttggttcaaaataaagaaaagggaaaaggaaatataaaaatcgaaagtgaattaaaagaaattttgaataaaaacaaaattaaacaagaagaattaaaaattggttttataaaagaagaagaagatttaataattaaacaaaatcttttaaattatttattaaCTTCtacttcaattttacctctcgaaaatgatattaGATGTGGACctttattaccttttaCAAGTCTTTCAACTAGAATACGttttttagctttaaaaaaaggtatacataaaattgaatctttAAGAATACGatcaaataatgatgaatttgattttatgaTTAGGTTAGTCACTTCAGCTGAATAATCAAAGATTTGGATCGtataagctgatgaattttttgttgttttgtTGCTTGTAGTCCTGTTCttgatattgttgttggataatttaaatcaaatcgCGAATAGATTTCCAATTTAGATACAATCTCAGCTATTATGAATTGTATGCATGATAAAAAGATGCATGATGGATTGTAAAACTCTATAACCATAGCATATTTTGCTTTGTTGTTCCAATATTATTCACACTTATCCATCTTAAGGAGTAGCTCTACCCATCCATCTTGGATAAAGTGAACATTCTCTTACAGTCCATCTATTAAGTAACCAAGCAAGGAATCGCTTAAATTgtaaaaattgataaataatTAGctatttaaatcatttattcgAAATCATGTGTAAAAAAagaaactcacctcaacACCTAAACCATAACCACCATGTTCAGTTGTACCGTATTTTCTTTGATCGGTAAACCAATAATATGGATCAGATGGAATACCTTCTCTTTTATAAGCAGCCATAAGTGTATCATAATCTGTTATTCTCATTGAACCACCAACTACTTCTCCTACATTTGGCATAAGAACATCAACTGATTCAGTAAAATCAGGTGCTGAAGCCAAAGGTTGCATATAGAAAGCTTTAAGTAATTTAGGGAAATGAATTAACATAATTGGTCGATTAATTTGATCTGTCATTTTTCTTTCGGCAGCTTCGGCTATATCATCTCCTACTATATGATCTgaaccatcttctttcttgataCCATGTTCGTTAAGATATGTTATAGCATCTCGATAATCCATTCGCATGAATGGTCGGGAAGGAGGTTGGAAATCTGGGTTAAGGgttttgattatttcagATGAAACAGGGTCCGCGAGAAGGGTATCAACTACTTCGCAGATCTATGAAGGAGTAAAGTTATGAGCAAGGAAATCTATATCAAGGGTATAGAGGAAGTTGGGACTTTGTGGACGGAAACGGAAACGGAAAGTAgtgatgaaggtgagaTACACAGGGAGAGTACGGAGATTGAGACCACAAAGAGCAGAAACAACTTACCATATCCTCGAGGTGGTCTAAGAGATCTTTGAATTGGATGAACACCAATTCAGCTTCCAAGTGAGTGTACTCTGACAAGTGTCTATGTGGGTTTCAATGCTCAGCGTTCTGCACTTATTGGTCTGAATCACTTAAGACGCGCACTCACCTTCGTGTCAATGACTTTTCAGCTCTGAAACTCTCTTGAATACAGTAAACATCTCCTAAAGAAGGCAAGACAGTTTCGAGATAAAGTTGAGAAGATTGTGTGAGGTATGCAGGGGCACCGTAGTAATCAAATTCGAACAGTGTTGATCCACCTTCTACCGAGGTTTGTACCATACAAGGAGGTGTAACTTCGGTGATTCGTCGTTTGTAGAATGAATCTCTGAAAGCTCGAAGTAATAACGCTCGAACTCTCATAACTGAAGTAGCTGTTTCTCCACGTAATTCAAGATGTCTTAAATCTGCTCTGATTGATGCATCGGTTTCCTGAGGATACAAATTATGTCAGCTTCTATGATGAACAGCAGTTCCTAGTCCagaagctgacttacctttGTTAGTCTACCCTCGAATGCATCCGCTCCTCCGGGGGCTTTACCAATAATCTTCCAGTAATCCACTATCAATTCTACA
The window above is part of the Kwoniella pini CBS 10737 chromosome 11, complete sequence genome. Proteins encoded here:
- a CDS encoding asparagine-tRNA ligase, which gives rise to MAENAQPTIAQQAQDVASKLATSVADTLNFADKPKEDADKSGLPILYIDEKAGSDTEGTGAELSPFATSLAAYQSLKPSPESDANPTSIVNLLIRKPDSVERNEWVEISTSAKKKLVKNISGWRKTEAKALAEGEKLQKEKAAQEEKDRKRREEAKSVVLVDDETKESKKTKIFAVPELVGSRVRINGWVHRFRPQKTNYFLVVRDGTAMLQCILSGDCIKTLDALDLTTESTVELVGTVEKVKEGQTAPGGVELIVDYWKIIGKAPGGADAFEGRLTKETDASIRADLRHLELRGETATSVMRVRALLLRAFRDSFYKRRITEVTPPCMVQTSVEGGSTLFEFDYYGAPAYLTQSSQLYLETVLPSLGDVYCIQESFRAEKSLTRRHLSEYTHLEAELVFIQFKDLLDHLEDMICEVVDTLLADPVSSEIIKTLNPDFQPPSRPFMRMDYRDAITYLNEHGIKKEDGSDHIVGDDIAEAAERKMTDQINRPIMLIHFPKLLKAFYMQPLASAPDFTESVDVLMPNVGEVVGGSMRITDYDTLMAAYKREGIPSDPYYWFTDQRKYGTTEHGGYGLGVERFLAWLLNRWTVRECSLYPRWMGRATP